The genomic interval AGTCCACTCGTCGCCGTCGGGAAGCTTGCGGCGCGCCGGATGAATTTCCAGATCGAGAGCCTTAAGCTGCTCGTAAATGTTCTTTTGCAAGCCCCGGGAATGGGCGCCGCTGGTGACGGTAGCGATCACGAAATAATCAGCCCATGAATTGCGGCCGGTAACGTCGAGAACGACGACATCTACGCCCTTGTGATCCTGTACCAGCTTACCCAGCTGTACGGCTGCATCGCGCAGGGACACTGTCTTTTCCATATTACTCCTATCGTACGTAACGGCCATTGAAATCCCGGCCCAGGATGATGGTAAAATCTACAATCGCTTCAGTTCCGTAATCCTCAGGATTCGAAGCATCCACGCTCGCGGTTTGCATATTATCGCATTGAATGACTTGAGCTATCGAAGAAGCCACCGTCGCGTTACCTATTCTATCAATAATTACTGTTTTATCCAACTCGGACTCTTCGGCGTTGCCGACTCGTATTACGTCGTAGCCGAAGCTCTGATACAACTCCGAGGTGTTTTTAGCCAATCCCTGGCTGCGCGTACCGTTGAGGATTTCAAGAGAATACACCCGCTCCTGCGCCGCGCTTCCGTCGGATGCAAGGCCGCCGAGGGTCTGCTTGACGATATCCTTGAGCAATTGCCCGTCGTAGAACGGAAAGAGCATGTCTTTTCCGTCGACGTTTCGCAGCGATCCGGTAACTCGCTGGGGAACCAGACGTTCCGCGTCTATCTGCGATAGCTCTTTCAGCAGAAGGGATAAAGACGAATCGGGCACGTTCGCGTCCACGCAGGATCTTACGACGGGAAACACCGACTTTGAGAACACAAGCGAAGATTGATCTGACAGGGCTCTGAAAAAAGCGAGAATCGCGCGCTGCTTTCTCGCGGCCCGCTCTCCCTCCTGATCGAGTGGATCGCTGTAGCTTATATAGGTGCGCAGCTTATCACCGTCCAGGGTGACGCCGCCGGAAGGGAGCAGGACGCGCGCGTCGCCCTCCGTCAGATCCACAGGAGTCGGTATGAAGACCTCCAGACCGCCCAACAGATCCGTCATCCGGGAGAAGCCGTCCACAGTCATCGAAATGCGGAACGGAACGGATATGCCGGTCAAAGTTTCGATCTCCCGGCGGAAATCCTCGATTCCTCGTTCTGCGTACAGAGAATCGATCCGGTCGACCCTGCCGAGGCTGCGGATGATCAAGCCGGTTTCGCCGGGTATGTCGAACATGGCTGCCCGCTTGCTTCCGGGATAGTACGCCACTATGTTCGATGAAACGGGAATTCCCCCGTCCTCGAGCACGATGAGCACTTTCAGGAGCTTGTCGTTGGCCAGGGAATCCTTTAGCGGATCAACCTTCATGGAAAAAACGAGTATCGCCACTGCGCCGATGAGGATCGTCAAAATCGCCAACAGAAACACGATGCTCCTGTCCACCCGAAAACCTTTCATTAGGAAGCCCTCCCCTGCAGATTCGCGAACATTGCGAGCGTGGTCGGGGAAACGTTCTTTCCCCTCAGGGTAAGATAGCGGATATTGTCTTCAAGAACCAGCCGGACCATGCCTAATAAATCCGAACGGAGTATGATGTCCCGAAAGTCGGGAGACACGCCGCTCCTGCCGGGTTCGATTTTATCCGCGACGAAGACGATCATGCCCAGCGCGTCCAGCTCAGGATGGCCGAAGGTATGATGCCTCACCGCTTCCAATATCGACCGGTCCGCGACTCCGAAATCCCTTTCAAGCAATACGGCGGCGGCCCGACCGTGCAGAAGCGAGGGCTTGTCTGCTTCGATGGCCGACAGCGGCAAGTTGTCCGAGGAAGCAATTTCCAACAGCCACTGCTCCTTGCCGGACTTGCACATGTCGTGCGCCAATCCGGCGAGAAAACCCGACTCGGGAGGAAGACCGAACCTCAGGCATAAATCCCGGGACATTTCCGCAACCCTCAGGGAATGTTCGTAGCGCAACGGCGCGAGAACCGAGGAAGCATACGAATCGATGCGGGAAATCAAGGTTGAAGGGTCAGCTGTTTTGATAGAGAGCATTGTCTAAAATATACCGGTATACCGCTTCCGGGACAAGAGATTCCCAGGAAGCCTTTTCACGAATCCGGGAGCGGATGTCCGAAGAGGACGCGTCTACCAGATCGTTGGCGAGCAAGCGATGCGGAAACTCCGGAGCGGAATTCTGATCTCCGCCGGGACGGCCCGCGAGTATGATGTCCGCAAAATGGGGAATGAGATCGGCCTCGCGCCACTGCGAAAAACCGGAGGCGAGATCCCGGCCGATGACTAAACCGATTTTCCCTTCCAATGAAGACGAATACCTGAGGGTCAGCTCGCGCAAGGTTTCGATCGTCCAGGAGGTTCCGCCCCTTTGAATTTCGCAATCGTCGACCTCGAGCCAGGCTTCGCCGGCGACGGCAAGTCGCAGCATCTCAAGGCGCTGTTCCGGGGTAGCGCCTGAAGACAGAGCCTTGTGCGGAGGCGAAGCGGCTGGTATCAGGAACACCCGCTCGTAGCCTAACAGCGAGTGTACCGTTCGCGCCAGCGAGAGATGGCCGTTATGGACAGGATTGAAAGAACCGCCGAGGACAGCAAGGGTCACTTGCGCTTTCCTCTCCGTTTTCTATTCAAGCTGACGGTAGCGCCGAAACTATCAGAGTCTTCGGATTCTGTCGGCGATTCCGTCGGATTCTCGGGTTCGTCCGGTTCGACAGTCATAAAATGGGGAATTCCCGCATATTCCATGGCTGCTTTTTCGGCCTCAGCCGCGAGTTCTTCGGCCTTTCCGTTCACCATGCGGATGAACTCTTCCCTAACCTCGTCCAAACCCCACCGGTTATGCACCGATATGCCGAATATCTTGAAATCGGGATACCGTTCTACCAAAGCCGCGAAACGCTCCCTGCCTTCCGGTACGTCGAGCTTGTTGGCAATGATGACCCGATCCTTGGAAACAAGTTCTTCCGAAAAGTTTTCAAGTTCCGCGGTGAGTTTTTCGTACGAATCGAGATAGTCCTCGGAATCAAGATCGATAAGGAAGGCGAGGCCCGCCGAGCGCGAAATATGCTTGAGAAAGCGGAAACCGAGACCGAGACCGTCGGAAGCTCCTTCAATGATTCCGGGAATATCGGCAAGTATGATGTCCTGTTCTTCGTCGACCCTGAGGACGCCGAGATTCGGAATCTTGGTCGTGAACGGATAAGGAGCTATCTTGGGCCGCGCGTTTGTAAAAAAGTCGAGAAGAGACGATTTTCCCGCGTTCGGGAATCCGACGAAACCGATATCGGCGATGATGTTCAGCTCGACCTTCACAAGACGCGATTCGCCGGGCTGTC from Teretinema zuelzerae carries:
- the rsfS gene encoding ribosome silencing factor — its product is MEKTVSLRDAAVQLGKLVQDHKGVDVVVLDVTGRNSWADYFVIATVTSGAHSRGLQKNIYEQLKALDLEIHPARRKLPDGDEWTLIDLGPVIVHLMTPMARGFYDLEKLWFGAPNLLAE
- a CDS encoding LCP family protein; amino-acid sequence: MKGFRVDRSIVFLLAILTILIGAVAILVFSMKVDPLKDSLANDKLLKVLIVLEDGGIPVSSNIVAYYPGSKRAAMFDIPGETGLIIRSLGRVDRIDSLYAERGIEDFRREIETLTGISVPFRISMTVDGFSRMTDLLGGLEVFIPTPVDLTEGDARVLLPSGGVTLDGDKLRTYISYSDPLDQEGERAARKQRAILAFFRALSDQSSLVFSKSVFPVVRSCVDANVPDSSLSLLLKELSQIDAERLVPQRVTGSLRNVDGKDMLFPFYDGQLLKDIVKQTLGGLASDGSAAQERVYSLEILNGTRSQGLAKNTSELYQSFGYDVIRVGNAEESELDKTVIIDRIGNATVASSIAQVIQCDNMQTASVDASNPEDYGTEAIVDFTIILGRDFNGRYVR
- the yqeK gene encoding bis(5'-nucleosyl)-tetraphosphatase (symmetrical) YqeK; translation: MLSIKTADPSTLISRIDSYASSVLAPLRYEHSLRVAEMSRDLCLRFGLPPESGFLAGLAHDMCKSGKEQWLLEIASSDNLPLSAIEADKPSLLHGRAAAVLLERDFGVADRSILEAVRHHTFGHPELDALGMIVFVADKIEPGRSGVSPDFRDIILRSDLLGMVRLVLEDNIRYLTLRGKNVSPTTLAMFANLQGRAS
- the nadD gene encoding nicotinate (nicotinamide) nucleotide adenylyltransferase, producing the protein MTLAVLGGSFNPVHNGHLSLARTVHSLLGYERVFLIPAASPPHKALSSGATPEQRLEMLRLAVAGEAWLEVDDCEIQRGGTSWTIETLRELTLRYSSSLEGKIGLVIGRDLASGFSQWREADLIPHFADIILAGRPGGDQNSAPEFPHRLLANDLVDASSSDIRSRIREKASWESLVPEAVYRYILDNALYQNS
- the obgE gene encoding GTPase ObgE, producing MVKFADEALIEVSSGKGGNGCIAFRREKYIPHGGPSGGDGGRGGDLIFEVRRNLRTLVHLRHRQKFKGKTGGDGQGKKCHGKDGEDCVIFLPPGTLIRDAETGELIHDFGLEDSGRFVFLKGGNGGWGNVHFKGSTNQAPRTALPGQPGESRLVKVELNIIADIGFVGFPNAGKSSLLDFFTNARPKIAPYPFTTKIPNLGVLRVDEEQDIILADIPGIIEGASDGLGLGFRFLKHISRSAGLAFLIDLDSEDYLDSYEKLTAELENFSEELVSKDRVIIANKLDVPEGRERFAALVERYPDFKIFGISVHNRWGLDEVREEFIRMVNGKAEELAAEAEKAAMEYAGIPHFMTVEPDEPENPTESPTESEDSDSFGATVSLNRKRRGKRK